In Bacillus methanolicus, the following proteins share a genomic window:
- a CDS encoding DUF2726 domain-containing protein produces MKKGKKTNHQFLEELFQVWGNEFEPLEEYKGYDQPIKVRHKQCGRILDKTPKNLITLKLGCRICKNKENGKKRRKNHDWFVNEVKKLVGNEYQVRSEYTRSKDPIKMYHTVCNEEFTTTPDAFLGSRNGDGKKGNRCPKCSGKWKRDTEAFKQEVYKMYGDEFEVIGEYKGRHENIKILHKVCNNYLYPRPRHFLDGNSYCQYCSKKEKKDTQRFKEQVYELVGDEYIVLGEYVDAKTPIPLYHKKCKTVYRVTPDNFLRGKRCGLCTDIHNSKGYKAIYNLLFANQLPFDTQYRDENCRNIKPLPFDFVLYNNWRLDKIIAFIEFDGEQHDKPSNLFGGEEGFKERQKNDQIKNDFAKEKGIPLIRIKYKDLNNIESVLQEELKKINIYIDINKTNVI; encoded by the coding sequence ATGAAAAAAGGTAAAAAAACTAATCATCAATTTCTTGAAGAACTTTTTCAGGTTTGGGGGAATGAGTTTGAACCACTTGAGGAATATAAGGGGTATGATCAGCCAATAAAGGTTCGGCATAAACAATGCGGAAGAATTCTTGATAAAACCCCAAAAAACTTGATCACTTTAAAACTTGGATGTAGAATATGTAAAAATAAAGAGAATGGGAAAAAGAGAAGAAAGAACCACGATTGGTTTGTTAATGAGGTAAAGAAACTTGTTGGTAATGAATATCAAGTAAGGAGCGAATATACAAGAAGTAAAGACCCTATAAAAATGTATCATACAGTTTGTAACGAAGAATTTACTACTACTCCTGATGCATTTCTTGGTTCGAGAAATGGTGATGGAAAAAAGGGAAACAGATGTCCAAAATGTTCAGGAAAATGGAAACGTGATACAGAAGCCTTTAAGCAGGAAGTTTATAAAATGTATGGAGATGAATTTGAAGTAATCGGGGAATATAAGGGCCGCCATGAAAATATTAAGATTTTACATAAAGTCTGCAACAATTATTTATATCCACGACCTCGCCACTTTTTAGATGGAAACTCATATTGCCAATATTGCAGTAAAAAGGAAAAAAAAGATACGCAACGTTTTAAAGAACAAGTATATGAATTAGTTGGAGATGAATATATCGTACTTGGTGAATATGTCGATGCCAAAACACCCATTCCGTTATACCACAAAAAATGTAAAACAGTGTACCGTGTAACTCCGGATAATTTCTTACGCGGAAAACGCTGCGGCCTATGTACTGATATCCATAACTCAAAAGGATATAAAGCCATCTATAACTTATTATTTGCAAATCAACTTCCATTCGATACACAATATAGGGATGAAAATTGCAGAAATATTAAGCCACTCCCTTTTGATTTTGTACTGTATAACAATTGGAGGCTGGATAAAATCATCGCCTTCATTGAGTTTGATGGAGAACAGCATGACAAACCATCTAATTTGTTTGGGGGAGAAGAAGGGTTTAAGGAAAGACAAAAAAATGACCAAATTAAAAATGACTTCGCAAAAGAGAAAGGAATCCCCCTCATTCGGATAAAGTATAAGGACTTAAATAATATTGAATCGGTCTTACAAGAAGAATTGAAAAAAATTAATATATACATCGATATCAATAAAACAAACGTTATCTAA
- a CDS encoding type II toxin-antitoxin system RelE family toxin: MKTLEDLQELILEKYNVELRFVEDVKQDIKAINKGHRQTVLLEILRRAKQGPLFKPDGVAESLHGDLHGFAKIKSKSLNIRIIYRPVEGQPIRMEIIAIGPRDKKKAYRMAAERLQKFFMEMD; encoded by the coding sequence GTGAAAACACTTGAAGATTTGCAGGAGCTTATTTTAGAAAAATATAATGTTGAACTGAGGTTTGTTGAGGATGTAAAGCAAGATATTAAAGCGATTAATAAAGGACATAGACAAACCGTTTTATTAGAAATTTTAAGAAGGGCAAAGCAAGGTCCCCTATTTAAGCCGGATGGAGTTGCTGAATCGTTACATGGGGACTTGCATGGTTTTGCAAAGATTAAGTCAAAGTCACTAAATATTAGAATTATTTATCGCCCGGTTGAAGGACAGCCGATAAGAATGGAAATAATTGCAATAGGCCCTCGTGATAAGAAAAAGGCATATCGAATGGCTGCTGAACGTTTACAAAAATTCTTCATGGAAATGGATTAG